In Nostoc sp. CENA543, a single genomic region encodes these proteins:
- the hypA gene encoding hydrogenase maturation nickel metallochaperone HypA: MHELGIIQNIVAIVSEYAQGTKVRRVALEIGKLSAIMPEAINFCFDICTQGTILEGATLEIIEIPGLAKCRQCGAEIAIDKPFGLCKCGSVHLDILTGEELKIKEIEVEEVCV; the protein is encoded by the coding sequence ATGCACGAACTAGGAATCATACAAAATATTGTCGCTATTGTGAGTGAATATGCCCAAGGTACAAAAGTCCGCCGAGTTGCTTTAGAAATTGGCAAACTTTCGGCAATTATGCCAGAGGCGATTAATTTTTGCTTTGATATTTGTACCCAAGGCACAATTCTCGAAGGTGCAACCTTAGAAATTATTGAAATTCCTGGTTTAGCCAAATGTCGCCAATGTGGTGCAGAAATTGCCATCGACAAACCATTTGGTCTATGTAAATGTGGTAGCGTTCACTTAGATATTCTCACTGGTGAAGAACTAAAAATTAAAGAAATAGAGGTTGAGGAAGTATGTGTGTAA
- the hypB gene encoding hydrogenase nickel incorporation protein HypB: protein MCVTCGCSDDAEGKITNLETGEIEHNHHHHTHTLPDGTVITHTHDHEYEASHVHAKIHGTTISLEQEILGKNNLIAAQNRGWFKGRNILALNLMSSPGAGKTTLLTRTINDLKNQLPINVIEGDQETINDAQKIKETGCKVVQINTGTGCHLDASMIERGLEQLKPPLNSVLMIENVGNLVCPALFDLGEQAKVVILSVTEGEDKPIKYPHMFRASEIMILTKIDLLPYINFDVQRCIEYAQQVNPNIQIFQVSATTGAGLDSWYKWLQEKVLNCANLVNA from the coding sequence ATGTGTGTAACTTGCGGTTGTTCTGATGATGCTGAAGGCAAAATTACTAACTTAGAAACAGGGGAAATAGAACACAATCACCATCACCATACACACACTTTACCTGATGGTACAGTAATTACCCATACCCATGATCATGAATATGAAGCATCTCACGTTCATGCAAAAATTCATGGAACAACCATATCTCTAGAACAAGAAATTTTAGGTAAGAATAATTTAATAGCTGCCCAAAATCGGGGATGGTTTAAGGGTCGTAATATTCTGGCATTAAATTTAATGAGTTCTCCTGGTGCGGGGAAAACTACTCTATTAACTCGCACAATTAATGATTTAAAAAATCAATTACCAATAAATGTCATTGAAGGCGATCAAGAAACAATTAATGATGCTCAAAAGATTAAAGAAACAGGCTGTAAAGTTGTGCAAATTAATACGGGTACAGGCTGTCATTTAGACGCATCAATGATTGAAAGGGGTTTAGAACAACTTAAGCCGCCATTAAACTCAGTTTTAATGATTGAAAATGTCGGTAATTTAGTTTGTCCCGCTTTATTTGATTTAGGAGAACAGGCAAAAGTTGTAATTCTTTCAGTGACAGAAGGCGAAGATAAACCGATTAAATATCCGCATATGTTCCGTGCCAGTGAGATTATGATTCTTACCAAAATAGACTTATTACCATATATCAACTTTGATGTGCAGCGTTGTATAGAATATGCCCAACAAGTTAATCCCAATATCCAAATTTTTCAAGTTTCTGCAACTACAGGTGCAGGCTTAGATAGTTGGTATAAATGGCTTCAGGAAAAAGTTTTGAACTGTGCAAATTTAGTGAATGCTTAA
- a CDS encoding alpha/beta fold hydrolase, with protein sequence MLNNLPAKMIELNGVEYFVRDSGTGEETVLLIHGWPDDGNLWKHQITALLEHGYRVICPDLLGYGLSETPTDISRYQLANLVNDMISLLEKLAVTKVHCIAHDYGAVIAWELAAHTEKLQTFTAMSVGHLAEFLTTSLENVQFLWIYFLNIHDVAPQLYQVNNSYLLREVLRSHPNREEILENTLKPGILANMQRLEKANPVPNYLLAALAGELPEPVAIPVPTFGIWGNQDEFLWESQMRNSGKYISADWKYEKITDAGHWFMLEQPQQVNQLLLNWLKKHSLELNNN encoded by the coding sequence CTTAATAATCTTCCAGCTAAGATGATAGAACTAAATGGGGTTGAATACTTTGTTAGAGATTCCGGTACAGGGGAAGAAACTGTTTTATTAATTCATGGTTGGCCTGACGACGGCAATTTATGGAAACATCAAATAACCGCTTTATTAGAACATGGATATCGTGTAATTTGTCCAGATTTATTAGGTTACGGTTTAAGTGAAACACCTACAGATATAAGTCGCTATCAGTTGGCTAATTTAGTCAATGACATGATTTCCCTGCTAGAGAAATTAGCAGTTACAAAAGTCCATTGTATTGCTCATGATTATGGTGCTGTTATTGCTTGGGAACTAGCAGCACACACAGAAAAATTGCAAACATTTACAGCCATGTCTGTAGGACATTTGGCAGAATTTTTAACAACATCTCTTGAAAATGTGCAATTTTTGTGGATTTACTTTTTAAATATTCATGATGTCGCGCCTCAACTATATCAAGTCAACAATAGTTACTTACTTCGAGAAGTTCTGCGTAGTCATCCCAACAGAGAAGAGATTTTAGAAAATACTCTCAAACCAGGTATATTAGCAAATATGCAGCGACTAGAAAAAGCCAATCCCGTACCTAATTATTTGCTAGCTGCTTTAGCTGGAGAATTACCTGAACCTGTAGCAATTCCAGTTCCTACCTTTGGTATTTGGGGTAATCAAGATGAATTTTTATGGGAGTCACAAATGCGAAATTCTGGAAAATACATCTCAGCAGATTGGAAGTATGAAAAGATTACAGATGCAGGTCATTGGTTTATGCTTGAGCAACCACAGCAGGTAAATCAATTATTACTAAATTGGCTCAAAAAACATTCGCTTGAATTGAATAATAACTAA
- a CDS encoding transposase, whose protein sequence is MNTAVSQWEVTNQSPLVRGYSTIAWIPESSGSWALPLRHERITSWESPIQKAAWQLQQVCENLPTRPISVWDSEYGCAPFVLKTSNIKADILVRLRSNLCLWGAPPPYSGKGRPRKHGDKFKLNDASTWTQAIQTIEVNHPKLGRIKVSLWSNFHFRKAATRPMSLIRVERLDELGNLRVSKPLWLAWLGEQMPPLEEVWQLYLRRFTVDHWYRFLKQRLHWTLPKLRTPKQCERWSDLMPIMTWELWLARDIVADNPLPWQKLLVSLTPGRVAQAMGSILATIGTPARPPKPRGKSPGWKTGQPRQRRIRYPVVRKTTTKPRKQQSESA, encoded by the coding sequence TTGAACACAGCAGTGTCTCAATGGGAGGTGACAAACCAATCACCATTGGTCAGGGGCTATAGCACCATTGCTTGGATACCGGAGAGTTCGGGCAGTTGGGCATTACCATTGAGACACGAGCGAATTACCAGTTGGGAAAGCCCAATCCAGAAAGCAGCATGGCAATTACAACAAGTTTGTGAAAATTTACCTACCAGACCAATTTCGGTTTGGGATAGTGAGTACGGGTGCGCTCCTTTCGTTTTGAAGACGAGTAATATTAAAGCAGACATTTTGGTACGTTTGCGTTCAAATCTTTGTTTATGGGGCGCACCACCACCATATTCTGGCAAGGGACGACCGAGAAAACATGGTGATAAATTTAAGTTGAATGATGCTTCGACATGGACTCAAGCCATTCAAACTATAGAAGTAAATCATCCAAAACTAGGACGTATCAAGGTGAGCTTGTGGTCAAATTTTCATTTTCGGAAAGCCGCTACACGTCCGATGTCCTTGATTCGGGTTGAGCGTCTTGATGAGCTTGGCAACTTGCGGGTGTCAAAACCTTTGTGGTTGGCTTGGCTGGGAGAACAAATGCCGCCTTTAGAAGAAGTTTGGCAACTCTACTTGCGGCGTTTTACTGTTGACCACTGGTATCGCTTTTTGAAGCAACGCTTACACTGGACTCTTCCCAAGCTACGTACCCCTAAGCAATGTGAGCGTTGGAGTGACTTAATGCCCATCATGACTTGGGAATTGTGGTTAGCCCGTGATATCGTTGCAGACAACCCTTTACCTTGGCAAAAGTTATTAGTTAGTTTGACTCCAGGTAGGGTTGCTCAGGCGATGGGAAGTATTTTAGCGACGATTGGTACTCCTGCCCGTCCGCCCAAACCTCGCGGAAAGTCCCCTGGCTGGAAGACTGGACAACCCCGACAACGTAGAATTCGCTATCCTGTTGTTAGAAAAACTACAACTAAGCCACGTAAGCAACAATCAGAATCTGCTTAA
- a CDS encoding transposase: protein MNRAKLEEFRQAAYNYLGRAHDATFELMDAILLTRNAYSLADLSLSPAFRRKWSSIYEALQDSRPQRQKLMQLYIKQMPHQGRPLLAGDHTAWPRPDAVTLQERTIEHSSVSMGGDKPITIGQGL from the coding sequence ATGAACCGTGCCAAATTAGAGGAATTTCGTCAAGCAGCGTATAACTATCTAGGTAGAGCGCATGATGCAACATTTGAACTGATGGATGCAATATTGCTAACTCGGAACGCTTACAGTTTGGCAGATTTATCACTATCACCAGCATTTAGACGCAAGTGGTCAAGTATTTATGAAGCGTTACAAGATAGCAGGCCACAGCGACAAAAATTGATGCAGTTATACATCAAACAGATGCCACACCAGGGTCGTCCGTTGTTGGCTGGCGACCATACAGCTTGGCCAAGGCCAGATGCGGTAACGCTACAGGAAAGGACAATTGAACACAGCAGTGTCTCAATGGGAGGTGACAAACCAATCACCATTGGTCAGGGGCTATAG